From Robbsia betulipollinis:
GTTGTAGTACCGAATATATTCATCGATGCCTCTCTGCAGTTCGTCGGCATCTTGAAACGAGTTCAGATGATAGAACTCGGATTTCAGCGTTCCGAAGAAGCTCTCCATCGCCGCGTTATCGAGGCAATTCCCTCGTCGTGACATGCTCTGCGTGATCGAATGCTGTTTGAGGCTACGGCGATAGATCGGCATACGATATTGCCACCCCTGATCTGAGTGCAATATAGGACGTTCGCTTCGCTTCAGCCGTGTCCAGGCCCCATCCAGCATGGCCTCCACCATATTAAACAATGGCCGACGAGCGATCTTGTAGGACACTATTTCGCCATTGTAAAGATCAAGTATCGGGGAGAGGTAGAGCTTCTGATCCCCGACCTTGAACTCGGTCACGTCAGTGACCCATTTTTCGTTTGGCCGCGTTGCTTTGAAGTCGCGCTTTAAAATGTCGGGCGCGACTTCACCAACCTCGCCCATGTAGGCACGATACTTTTTAACCCGTACCAGCGACTTCAATTTCAGCTCCCCCATGAGGCGCTGAACAGTCTTATGATTCACAAGCGATCCATCCCGACGAATTGCGGCAGTGATGCGGCGATAACCGTAACGCCCTTTATGTCGCGCGAACACTGTCTGGATCTTCTCTTTGAGATCTGCGTACCGGTCCTTCACCTGCGCTATCTGTTCTCGATAGTAGAAGGTGCTTCGTGCGAGGCATGCGAATTTGAGCAGCCCAGATAGGGGGTAATGCTGCCTCAGCTCAGAGATGATCAGCGCTTTTTCTGCGACGCCGGGATCTTCTTTTCCTGAACCAAGGCATGGCACGTTCAATGGGTCGCTGCAACAGCCTCACGTAGTTTATCGGCCGGAGACATGAAGCCCAAGGTCTTTCTCGGCCTTTCATTTAGTCGCGCGGCGATTTTGTTTAGCGCAGCCTGCGAATATTGATCGAGTTGCGTGCCGTGAAGCAAGTAT
This genomic window contains:
- a CDS encoding IS30 family transposase: KSLTWDRGMELANHKDFTIATDVRVYFCDPRSPWQRGTNENTNRLLRQYLLHGTQLDQYSQAALNKIAARLNERPRKTLGFMSPADKLREAVAATH